One Eublepharis macularius isolate TG4126 chromosome 6, MPM_Emac_v1.0, whole genome shotgun sequence DNA segment encodes these proteins:
- the TMEM72 gene encoding transmembrane protein 72, with protein sequence MKEVAFWTSLDFTCRLLGIATGAVLIGVGTETLLQGQFKSLAVYLLFSGVAVSVYEAAYFASLLLTACSALPAGFTMHACWKEVRRCRAFQKFLAYVLLSVACFLHPVLVWHVTIPGTMLVLTGLAYFLLSKRHKETAANGQPGQCSDSCHASAAEMGVEDMEQTYTFSGGACRGQQDSLLGYVRSILRSGNNQESAVNSSNILMARRQVHFEEKVVNLVLSVQENTGSLSEENMSDTAPILGPAPVTSP encoded by the exons ATGAAGGAGGTTGCGTTTTGGACTTCACTGGACTTCACTTGCCGCCTGTTGGGGATTGCCACTGGAGCAG TGCTCATTGGGGTAGGCACTGAGACGCTGCTGCAGGGGCAGTTCAAAAGCTTGGCAGTCTACTTGCT TTTTTCAGGCGTAGCCGTTTCGGTCTATGAAGCAGCGTACTTCGCCAGCCTGCTCCTGACAGCCTGCTCAGC CCTCCCTGCGGGATTCACGATGCATGCATGCTGGAAGGAAGTCAGACGTTGCAGGGCCTTCCAGAAGTTCCTGGCCTATGTGCTGCTATCAGTAGCTTGCTTCCTGCACCCTGTTCTTGTTTGGCATGTCACAATCCCAG GAACAATGCTGGTGCTTACTGGTTTGGCCTATTTCCTACTCAGCAAGCGGCACAAAGAAACAGCAGCCAATGGACAACCGGGCCAATGCAGCGACTCCTGCCACGCATCTGCCGCAGAGATGGGCGTAGAAGACATGGAGCAAACATACACCTTCTCCGGAGGAGCATGCAGAGGGCAACAGGACTCCCTCCTTGGATATGTACGGAGTATCCTCAGAAGCGGCAACAACCAGGAAAGCGCAGTGAACTCCTCCAACATACTAATGGCAAGGAGGCAGGTGCACTTTGAGGAGAAGGTGGTGAACCTTGTCCTCTCCGTCCAAGAGAATACCGGGAGCCTGTCTGAGGAAAACATGTCTGACACAGCCCCCATCCTTGGCCCTGCACCTGTGACATCCCcatag